From the genome of Bosea sp. Tri-49, one region includes:
- a CDS encoding polyprenyl synthetase family protein, which yields MSSVERTAPAAALASALSETASAIEALLEALLQDKPEAGEVHRPVRLLAAMRHGALAGGKRLRPFLVVETAKLFDVPAEQALRAGAAVELAHCYSLVHDDLPAMDDDDTRRGRPTVHKAFDEATAILAGDGLLTLAFDVIADPKTHSDGETRAAIILQLARSLGLGGMVGGQMLDLAAEGRFSTDGAPARLGEAEIRQMQAMKTGALLAGSVLIGARLGQADPARMAALERYGKALGAAFQVADDILDIEASSEQMGKATAKDDAKGKATLIAALGLDAAKRGRDRLSQEAIAALAVFGPEAAMLRAAAEFTAQRKS from the coding sequence ATGAGTTCCGTGGAACGGACCGCCCCCGCCGCGGCTTTGGCCAGCGCCCTGTCGGAAACGGCATCGGCAATCGAGGCACTGCTCGAAGCATTGCTGCAGGATAAGCCCGAGGCCGGCGAAGTCCATCGTCCTGTCCGCCTGCTCGCGGCGATGCGCCATGGCGCGCTCGCCGGCGGCAAGCGCCTGCGACCCTTCCTCGTCGTCGAAACGGCGAAGCTCTTCGACGTCCCCGCCGAGCAGGCGCTGCGCGCCGGAGCGGCCGTCGAGCTCGCCCATTGCTATTCGCTGGTCCATGACGACCTGCCGGCCATGGACGACGACGATACCCGTCGCGGCCGACCGACCGTGCACAAGGCCTTCGATGAGGCGACCGCGATCCTCGCCGGCGACGGCCTGCTGACGCTCGCCTTCGACGTCATCGCGGATCCCAAGACACACTCGGATGGCGAGACCCGTGCCGCGATCATCCTGCAGCTCGCCCGCTCGCTCGGCCTCGGCGGCATGGTCGGCGGCCAGATGCTCGATCTCGCCGCCGAAGGGCGCTTCTCCACCGATGGCGCTCCAGCCAGGCTCGGCGAGGCCGAGATTCGGCAGATGCAGGCGATGAAGACCGGCGCCCTGCTCGCCGGCAGCGTCCTGATCGGTGCCCGCCTCGGCCAAGCCGATCCGGCGCGGATGGCCGCGCTGGAGCGCTATGGCAAGGCGCTCGGCGCCGCCTTCCAGGTCGCCGACGACATCCTCGACATCGAGGCGAGCTCGGAACAGATGGGCAAGGCGACCGCCAAGGACGATGCCAAGGGCAAGGCCACGCTCATCGCGGCGCTCGGGCTCGACGCCGCCAAGCGCGGGCGAGATCGGCTGAGCCAGGAGGCGATCGCAGCCCTCGCGGTGTTCGGGCCGGAGGCGGCCATGCTGCGCGCGGCTGCCGAGTTCACCGCCCAGCGCAAGAGCTGA
- the mtgA gene encoding monofunctional biosynthetic peptidoglycan transglycosylase, giving the protein MADTPAPRRGSLAGRIIRALIRLVMALLVVFVALLLLYRFVPAPSTLMLGRWLTFRAVERDWVPLAQISPYLIRAVIASEDQRFCSHAGVDWGELNAVLQDEDGPSRGASTLTMQTAKNLFLWPGRSYLRKGMELPMALAIDLAWPKRRVIEVYLNIAEWGDGIFGAEAAALRHFGKPASRLTPAEAAKLAGALPNPILRNPSQPSRALQSAAGRVQRRMNQLGPLGNCALPS; this is encoded by the coding sequence ATGGCTGACACTCCGGCTCCGCGACGCGGGAGTCTCGCGGGCCGGATCATCCGTGCGCTGATCCGGCTGGTGATGGCGCTGCTGGTCGTCTTCGTCGCCTTGCTGCTGCTCTATCGTTTCGTGCCGGCGCCCTCGACTTTGATGCTCGGCCGCTGGCTGACCTTCCGTGCGGTCGAGCGCGATTGGGTGCCGCTGGCGCAGATCTCGCCGTATCTCATCCGCGCCGTGATTGCCTCGGAGGATCAGCGCTTCTGCTCGCATGCCGGTGTCGACTGGGGCGAGCTCAACGCCGTGCTCCAGGACGAGGATGGACCGAGCCGCGGCGCATCGACGCTGACCATGCAGACGGCCAAGAATCTCTTCCTCTGGCCGGGCCGTTCCTATCTGCGCAAGGGGATGGAGCTGCCGATGGCGCTGGCGATCGATCTCGCCTGGCCAAAGCGGCGGGTGATCGAGGTCTATCTCAACATCGCCGAATGGGGGGACGGCATCTTCGGGGCAGAAGCCGCAGCCCTGCGCCATTTCGGCAAGCCGGCCTCCCGATTGACGCCCGCGGAGGCGGCGAAGCTCGCCGGGGCGCTGCCGAACCCGATCCTGCGCAATCCCTCGCAGCCGAGCCGCGCGCTGCAGTCGGCCGCCGGACGGGTGCAGCGGCGGATGAACCAGCTCGGGCCGCTCGGCAACTGTGCGCTTCCTTCCTGA
- the rpmF gene encoding 50S ribosomal protein L32, with product MAVPKRKTSPSKRGMRRSADALKQPTYIEDKNSGELRRPHHIDLKSGMYRGRQVLKAKTEA from the coding sequence ATGGCCGTTCCGAAGAGAAAGACCTCGCCGTCGAAGCGCGGCATGCGCCGCTCGGCCGACGCGCTGAAGCAGCCCACCTATATCGAAGACAAGAACTCGGGCGAGCTGCGCCGTCCGCACCATATCGACCTGAAGTCCGGCATGTATCGCGGCCGTCAGGTGCTGAAGGCCAAGACCGAGGCCTGA
- a CDS encoding EAL domain-containing protein has translation MPAPSLFGSRDERIVEPRSLLSSIGEVAYSWDIGSDTLSWGPNAVEVLGPVPAAVLGRGLAFAGLVEPGSGRSRYDAIFSSGGQDLGDGAIYRTRYAADLAGRKMWIEDAGRWFAGIDGRPASARGVLRLERAVRPEELAMAGSDLCDRDALVERVDEALAENLPAERSVVVLIASIGDLARLNNDFGHEGTEEIIEEVRQRLHSVMRRRDQLMHYAGNRFAILLGACPANQIEAAAQRFIKAVARSAVETSRGIALARLRVGAAIAPDLSRHGSVLVEAAENALAGAEAGARDAAVIAQRPVAAEAGEVAPRLDLEAVAALNERKVRLALQPVVTAKGRALAFSEALLRVERPQVGGFLAAAELVPLLERRGLVGLFDHRVFELAMSLLADRPEAVLSINVSPRSLTDPDWIEGFEAGVGANPAAAKRLIVEVTETATIEDPARMAKLLTRVKQCGPRIAIDDFGAGHTSLRHLRAFPIDILKLDGAFTQNLRRSTDDRFFVRTLLELAHHLGVETVAEWVDDELQASMLCDWGVTYLQGHMVGKAELWLSEGAPDRPLLQAAG, from the coding sequence ATGCCTGCGCCGTCCCTGTTCGGATCCCGCGACGAGAGGATCGTCGAGCCGCGCAGCCTGCTCTCCTCGATCGGCGAAGTCGCATATAGCTGGGACATCGGCAGCGACACGTTGAGCTGGGGTCCGAACGCGGTGGAGGTGCTTGGCCCGGTGCCGGCAGCAGTACTGGGGCGGGGCCTGGCCTTCGCCGGGCTGGTCGAACCCGGCAGCGGCCGCAGCCGCTATGACGCGATCTTCTCCTCGGGCGGGCAGGATCTAGGCGATGGGGCGATCTATCGCACGCGCTACGCCGCCGATCTCGCCGGCCGCAAGATGTGGATCGAGGATGCGGGGCGGTGGTTCGCCGGCATCGACGGCCGCCCGGCAAGTGCGCGTGGCGTGCTCAGGCTGGAGCGCGCAGTGCGGCCGGAAGAGCTTGCCATGGCGGGCAGCGATCTCTGCGATCGCGATGCCCTGGTCGAGCGTGTCGACGAGGCTCTGGCGGAGAATCTTCCGGCGGAGCGCTCCGTTGTCGTGCTCATCGCGTCGATCGGCGATCTTGCGCGGCTCAACAACGATTTCGGCCATGAGGGGACCGAGGAGATCATCGAAGAGGTCAGGCAGCGCCTGCACTCGGTAATGCGCCGGCGCGACCAGCTGATGCACTATGCCGGCAACCGTTTCGCCATCCTCCTCGGTGCGTGCCCGGCCAATCAGATCGAGGCGGCTGCGCAGCGCTTCATCAAAGCCGTGGCGCGCTCCGCAGTCGAGACCTCGCGCGGGATCGCGCTGGCGCGGCTGCGCGTCGGGGCCGCGATCGCTCCCGATCTATCCCGCCACGGCTCGGTGCTGGTCGAGGCCGCCGAGAATGCGCTCGCCGGCGCCGAGGCAGGCGCCCGCGACGCTGCCGTGATCGCGCAACGCCCTGTCGCGGCCGAAGCGGGCGAGGTCGCACCGCGTCTCGACCTCGAGGCTGTCGCCGCACTCAACGAGCGCAAGGTGAGGCTGGCGCTCCAGCCGGTGGTGACGGCCAAGGGCCGTGCTCTGGCCTTCAGCGAGGCGTTGCTGCGGGTCGAACGTCCGCAAGTTGGCGGCTTCCTTGCCGCAGCGGAGCTGGTGCCGCTGCTCGAAAGACGCGGGCTGGTCGGCCTGTTCGACCATCGCGTGTTCGAGCTTGCCATGTCGCTTCTGGCGGATCGGCCGGAAGCGGTGCTGTCGATCAACGTCTCGCCGCGTTCACTCACCGATCCGGACTGGATCGAGGGCTTCGAAGCTGGGGTCGGGGCGAACCCGGCCGCTGCGAAGCGTCTGATCGTCGAGGTCACCGAGACCGCTACGATCGAGGATCCGGCGCGCATGGCGAAGCTGCTCACCCGAGTCAAGCAATGCGGTCCCCGCATTGCGATCGATGATTTCGGAGCGGGCCACACCTCGCTCAGGCACCTGCGCGCCTTTCCGATCGACATCCTCAAGCTCGATGGCGCCTTCACGCAAAATCTGCGGCGTTCGACCGACGATCGCTTCTTCGTGCGTACCCTACTCGAACTGGCTCATCACCTCGGCGTCGAGACGGTCGCCGAATGGGTCGACGACGAGTTGCAGGCTTCGATGTTGTGCGATTGGGGTGTGACCTATCTGCAAGGCCACATGGTCGGCAAGGCCGAACTGTGGCTCTCGGAGGGCGCGCCCGACAGGCCGCTGCTGCAGGCCGCGGGCTGA
- the phaR gene encoding polyhydroxyalkanoate synthesis repressor PhaR gives MASDKEPTVIKKYANRRLYHTGTSSYVTLEDLAGLVRNGEDFVVYDAKSGDDITRSVLAQIIFEEESKDGQNLLPIAFLRQLIRFYGDSMQALVPRYLEFSMDNLTQDQNKIREQMSKAFGTGAIDALQAQTRANMAMFTEAFRLFNPFAAAAAAKGRGEAPAKGGENGELGDLKRELSEMRERLDRLAKEK, from the coding sequence ATGGCCAGCGACAAAGAACCGACTGTCATCAAGAAATACGCCAATCGCCGGCTATACCACACGGGTACGAGCTCCTACGTCACATTGGAGGATCTGGCCGGCCTGGTGCGCAACGGCGAGGATTTCGTCGTCTATGACGCCAAGAGCGGCGACGACATCACCCGCTCGGTGCTGGCCCAGATCATCTTCGAGGAAGAGAGCAAGGACGGGCAGAACCTGCTGCCGATCGCCTTTCTGCGTCAGCTGATCCGCTTCTACGGCGACAGCATGCAGGCGCTGGTGCCGCGCTATCTCGAATTCTCGATGGACAATCTGACCCAGGATCAGAACAAAATCCGCGAGCAGATGAGCAAGGCCTTTGGTACCGGCGCCATCGACGCGCTCCAGGCCCAGACCCGCGCCAACATGGCGATGTTCACCGAGGCGTTCAGGCTGTTCAATCCGTTCGCGGCGGCAGCCGCTGCGAAAGGCCGCGGCGAGGCGCCCGCAAAGGGGGGCGAGAACGGCGAGCTCGGCGACCTGAAGCGCGAGCTTAGCGAAATGCGTGAGCGGCTGGACCGGCTCGCCAAGGAGAAATGA
- a CDS encoding acetyl-CoA C-acetyltransferase — protein MAENDIVIVGAARTAVGSFSGAFANTPAHDLGSAVIKEVLKRAKVEAGEVDEVILGQVLTAAQGQNPARKAAFDAGVPQGATAWGLNQVCGSGLRAVAIGMQQIANGDANIIVAGGQESMSLSAHAAHMRAGTKMGDVKFIDTMIKDGLWDIFHGYHMGTTAENVATKWQISREEQDRFAVGSQNKAEAARKAGRFKDEIAPVTVSTRKGDIVVDADEYIRDGATLEAMAKLRPAFSKDGTVTAGNASGINDGAAALVLMTAKEASKRGLTPLARIASWATAGVDPAIMGSGPIPATRKALEKAGWKVGDLDLVEANEAFAAQALAVNKDLGWDPDIVNVNGGAIAIGHPIGASGARVLVTLLHEMAKRDAKKGLATLCIGGGMGIALAVER, from the coding sequence ATGGCTGAGAATGACATCGTGATCGTCGGTGCGGCGCGCACCGCCGTGGGTTCCTTCAGCGGCGCCTTCGCCAACACGCCGGCTCACGATCTCGGCTCGGCGGTGATCAAGGAGGTGCTGAAGCGCGCCAAGGTCGAAGCCGGAGAGGTCGACGAGGTCATCCTTGGCCAGGTGCTGACAGCGGCGCAGGGCCAGAACCCGGCCCGCAAGGCGGCCTTCGATGCCGGCGTGCCGCAGGGCGCGACCGCCTGGGGCCTCAATCAGGTCTGCGGTTCGGGCCTGCGCGCGGTGGCGATCGGCATGCAGCAGATCGCCAATGGCGACGCCAACATCATCGTCGCCGGCGGCCAGGAATCGATGTCGCTCTCGGCCCATGCCGCCCATATGCGCGCCGGCACCAAGATGGGCGACGTCAAGTTCATCGACACGATGATCAAGGACGGCCTTTGGGATATCTTCCACGGCTATCACATGGGCACCACGGCTGAGAACGTCGCGACCAAATGGCAGATCAGCCGCGAGGAGCAGGACCGCTTCGCCGTCGGCTCGCAGAACAAGGCCGAGGCGGCCAGGAAGGCCGGCCGGTTCAAGGACGAGATCGCGCCCGTGACGGTTTCGACGCGCAAGGGCGACATCGTCGTCGACGCCGACGAGTACATCCGCGATGGCGCGACGCTCGAGGCGATGGCCAAGCTCAGGCCCGCCTTCTCGAAGGATGGCACGGTGACCGCCGGCAATGCCTCGGGTATCAATGATGGCGCTGCGGCGCTCGTCCTGATGACGGCGAAGGAAGCGAGCAAGCGCGGCCTCACCCCGCTGGCCCGCATCGCCTCCTGGGCGACGGCCGGCGTCGATCCGGCGATCATGGGCTCAGGCCCGATCCCGGCGACGCGCAAGGCGCTCGAGAAGGCCGGCTGGAAGGTCGGTGATCTCGATCTCGTCGAGGCCAACGAGGCTTTCGCGGCGCAGGCGCTGGCGGTGAACAAGGATCTCGGCTGGGACCCCGATATCGTCAACGTCAATGGCGGCGCGATCGCGATCGGCCACCCGATCGGCGCCTCCGGCGCGCGCGTGCTGGTGACGCTGCTGCACGAAATGGCCAAGCGCGACGCCAAGAAGGGGCTCGCGACGCTCTGCATCGGCGGCGGCATGGGCATCGCCCTTGCAGTGGAGCGCTGA
- a CDS encoding DUF1737 domain-containing protein, with protein sequence MPKQTTLYRYLTGPDDASFCHRVSEALSRGWILYGHPTLTYDAKVGRVICGQAIIKDVDRTYEPGLDLSKE encoded by the coding sequence ATGCCGAAGCAGACCACGCTCTATCGCTATCTCACCGGCCCCGATGACGCCTCGTTCTGTCATCGGGTCTCGGAAGCTTTGAGCCGGGGCTGGATCCTCTATGGTCACCCGACCCTGACCTATGACGCGAAGGTGGGTCGGGTGATCTGCGGCCAGGCGATCATCAAGGATGTCGACCGGACTTACGAGCCCGGTCTCGATCTCAGCAAAGAATAA
- the phbB gene encoding acetoacetyl-CoA reductase, producing the protein MAKVALVTGGTRGIGAAICKALHEAGYKVAASYAGNDEAAAKFKAETGIPVYKWDVGDYDACAAGIAKVEAEVGPVDILVNNAGITKDGFFHKMTKDQWSAVIRTNLDSLFNMTRPVIEGMRGRGFGRIIVISSINGQKGQMGQVNYSAAKAGDIGFVKALAQENANKGITVNAITPGYIGTDMVAAMPEEALTRVVAGIPVGRLGKPEEIAQTVVFLASDNGAFATGATFAVNGGQYMA; encoded by the coding sequence ATGGCTAAAGTTGCATTAGTTACGGGGGGCACACGCGGCATTGGCGCGGCGATCTGCAAGGCTCTGCATGAAGCGGGCTACAAGGTCGCCGCGAGCTATGCCGGCAACGACGAGGCCGCCGCCAAGTTCAAGGCCGAAACCGGAATTCCGGTCTATAAATGGGATGTCGGCGACTACGATGCCTGCGCCGCCGGCATCGCCAAGGTCGAGGCCGAGGTCGGGCCGGTCGATATTCTCGTCAACAATGCCGGCATCACCAAGGACGGCTTCTTCCACAAGATGACCAAAGACCAGTGGTCAGCCGTCATCCGCACCAATCTCGATTCACTATTCAACATGACGCGACCGGTGATCGAAGGCATGCGCGGGCGCGGCTTTGGCCGGATCATCGTGATCTCCTCGATCAACGGCCAGAAGGGCCAGATGGGCCAGGTCAACTATTCGGCGGCCAAGGCCGGCGATATCGGCTTCGTCAAGGCGCTGGCGCAGGAGAATGCCAACAAGGGCATCACGGTCAACGCGATCACGCCGGGCTATATCGGCACCGACATGGTCGCTGCCATGCCGGAGGAGGCGCTGACGCGCGTCGTCGCCGGCATCCCGGTCGGGCGTCTTGGCAAGCCGGAGGAGATCGCGCAGACGGTGGTCTTCCTCGCTTCGGACAATGGCGCTTTCGCCACGGGCGCGACCTTTGCGGTCAATGGCGGCCAGTACATGGCCTGA
- a CDS encoding autotransporter outer membrane beta-barrel domain-containing protein: MQRLARTRPLALLSTSSLIACAFYADTALAGCGATTAGNDIVVCDAGTAPDPTAAPINLQAGNDTLTVNSGTYSGGITGGAGTKTVTFAGGTIANYTNADGTSLITLPGGSTVTVTGGVTTDVGADRFEINAGTVNGAVSQGLGIDTFVMTGGTIGSLAQGDQRDSFLMTGGTIVGAFEDGDVATMSGGTIGRVDMKLDNNIFDMSGGRIIGNLVAGFGNDTITVSGGSIGGNISVSGGTDSVTVTGGAIGGEIRMSTGTDTFLWQGGGTIGGLIDMGDGNDTATLRNLGDAHVSATQRITGGDGTDLLVLAGAGPTAMNASLVTGFERLNKIEPGTWTLSGSLTDFQTVNVQQGTLRLIGDNSAFTGQTIVDPAGILEGPALGITPTVTNNGLVRFTQPDVGTYAGVISGTGAVEKTGAGTTILTGANTFTGGTTIAQGTLQLGAGGTSGSIVGNVTNNGTLAFNRSDAVTFAGIISGTGAVTQVGAGTTILTGNNTYMGGTTIAQGTLQLGAGGTSGSIVGDVVNNGTLAFNRSDAVTFAGTISGTGAVSQVGAGTTVLTGTNTYTGGTTIAQGTLQLGAGGTSGSIVGNVTNNGTLVFNRSDAVTFAGTISGTGAVTQVGGGTTVLTGTNTYTGGTTIAQGTLQLGAGGTSGSIVGNVTNNGTLVFNRSNAVTFAGIISGAGAVSQVGSGTTVLTGSNTYTGGTTIAQGTLQLGAGGTSGSIVGNVTNNGTLAFNRSDLVTFAGIISGTGAVTQDGAGTTVLTSVNTYTGATNVTAGTLAIGDAANRGAALAGGGPVSVFAGATFGGYGRVAGSVTNNGRIAVADAVAAFAGGGTGNFTIAGTLTNAGLAQVGGAGVGNTLTVSNYVGHGGTVGLNTYLGSDGSPSDLLVINGGTASGTSGLAIRNVGGPGGATAGDGILVVNAINGATTSAAAFSLAGPVAAGAYEYILFHGSTTGGSSENWYLRNTVVAETGGSDTQAAPGSPPLPDVPAGSDPIPLYRPEVAAYAAVPAMARRLGVATLGTFHQRRGEQGLLDGQGSFAAGWGRVFGERTEQRWSGTVDPEFDGRIWGLQTGLDLYGIDHPSGHRDRFGLFFGYGRAEGDIRGFAVGQRRSPVGKLTLDSKSLGAYWTHLGPTGWYVDAVLMHSWLDGDARSNRGVRGDIEGSSVTASLEGGYPIALGAGITLEPQAQLIWQHLSLDRIRDRFSAVAFDNGDSLTGRVGARLQTSFLWGSAELQPYLTANLWHNFSRTDKVLFDATDVIPTRFKGTSLEVGGGVVAKITANVSLYVTGGYVTALGDDKGHSLRGNLGLRVIW, encoded by the coding sequence ATGCAAAGACTCGCCCGGACACGCCCTCTTGCTTTGCTGTCGACTTCGTCGCTGATCGCCTGTGCGTTCTACGCTGACACCGCCCTCGCGGGCTGCGGAGCGACCACTGCCGGAAACGATATTGTCGTCTGTGACGCCGGCACGGCGCCTGATCCGACTGCCGCGCCGATCAACCTCCAGGCCGGCAATGACACGCTGACCGTCAACAGCGGCACCTATAGCGGCGGCATCACTGGCGGCGCCGGAACCAAGACCGTCACCTTCGCCGGGGGAACCATCGCCAACTACACAAACGCTGACGGCACCAGCCTGATCACGCTGCCCGGCGGCAGCACTGTCACAGTGACGGGCGGTGTTACGACCGATGTCGGCGCCGACCGGTTCGAGATCAATGCCGGGACGGTCAACGGCGCCGTCAGCCAAGGCTTGGGCATCGACACTTTCGTCATGACTGGCGGTACGATCGGCTCGCTGGCGCAGGGCGACCAGCGCGACAGTTTCCTGATGACCGGGGGCACCATCGTCGGTGCCTTCGAGGACGGCGACGTCGCGACGATGAGCGGTGGCACGATCGGCCGCGTTGACATGAAGCTCGACAACAACATCTTCGACATGTCGGGCGGCCGGATCATCGGCAACCTGGTGGCGGGCTTCGGCAACGACACGATCACGGTCTCGGGCGGTTCGATCGGCGGCAATATCAGCGTCAGCGGCGGCACCGACAGCGTCACCGTGACGGGCGGGGCGATCGGTGGCGAGATCCGCATGAGCACCGGCACCGACACCTTCCTCTGGCAGGGGGGTGGCACGATCGGCGGCCTGATCGACATGGGCGATGGCAACGACACTGCGACGCTGCGCAATCTCGGCGATGCTCATGTCTCGGCGACGCAGCGGATCACCGGCGGCGACGGTACTGACCTCCTGGTGCTCGCCGGGGCCGGTCCCACGGCGATGAATGCGAGCCTGGTCACCGGTTTCGAGCGGCTGAACAAGATCGAACCCGGTACGTGGACGCTGAGCGGTTCACTGACTGATTTTCAGACCGTCAACGTGCAGCAGGGCACGCTACGGCTGATCGGCGACAATTCCGCTTTCACGGGCCAGACGATCGTTGACCCGGCCGGCATCCTCGAAGGTCCGGCGCTGGGCATCACGCCGACCGTCACCAATAACGGTCTGGTCCGCTTCACCCAGCCTGATGTCGGCACTTATGCCGGGGTGATCAGTGGCACCGGAGCGGTCGAGAAGACCGGCGCCGGCACGACGATCCTGACCGGCGCCAACACTTTTACCGGTGGCACCACCATCGCCCAGGGAACGCTACAGCTCGGCGCCGGCGGCACGAGCGGCAGCATCGTCGGCAATGTCACCAACAACGGCACGCTCGCCTTCAACCGCTCCGACGCGGTGACGTTCGCCGGTATCATCTCAGGGACTGGCGCGGTCACGCAGGTGGGGGCCGGCACGACGATCCTGACCGGCAACAATACCTATATGGGCGGCACGACCATCGCCCAGGGAACGCTGCAACTCGGCGCCGGCGGCACCAGCGGCAGCATCGTCGGTGACGTCGTGAACAACGGCACGCTCGCCTTCAACCGTTCCGACGCAGTGACGTTCGCCGGCACGATCTCCGGAACCGGCGCGGTCTCGCAGGTGGGAGCCGGCACGACGGTGCTGACCGGCACTAACACCTACACCGGGGGCACCACCATCGCCCAGGGAACGCTGCAACTCGGCGCCGGCGGCACGAGCGGCAGCATCGTCGGCAATGTCACCAACAACGGTACGCTCGTCTTCAACCGCTCCGACGCGGTGACGTTCGCCGGCACCATCTCCGGAACCGGCGCGGTCACGCAGGTGGGGGGCGGCACGACGGTGCTGACCGGCACTAACACCTATACGGGCGGCACGACCATCGCCCAGGGAACATTGCAACTCGGCGCCGGCGGCACGAGCGGCAGCATCGTCGGCAATGTCACCAACAACGGCACGCTCGTCTTCAACCGCTCCAACGCGGTGACGTTCGCCGGTATCATCTCCGGAGCCGGCGCGGTCTCGCAGGTGGGTTCCGGTACGACGGTGCTGACCGGCAGCAACACCTATACGGGCGGCACGACCATCGCCCAGGGAACGCTGCAGCTTGGCGCCGGCGGCACGAGCGGCAGCATCGTCGGCAATGTCACGAACAACGGTACGCTCGCCTTCAACCGTTCCGATCTTGTGACGTTCGCCGGCATCATCTCCGGAACCGGTGCGGTCACGCAGGACGGCGCCGGCACGACGGTGCTGACCAGCGTCAACACCTATACCGGTGCGACGAATGTCACGGCCGGCACGCTAGCGATCGGCGATGCGGCCAATCGCGGTGCGGCGCTGGCGGGGGGCGGGCCTGTCTCGGTCTTCGCAGGCGCGACATTCGGCGGTTATGGCCGGGTCGCGGGCTCTGTGACGAATAATGGCCGGATCGCGGTGGCCGATGCGGTGGCCGCCTTTGCAGGTGGCGGCACGGGCAACTTCACGATCGCAGGCACGCTGACCAATGCGGGCCTCGCGCAGGTTGGCGGCGCCGGCGTCGGCAATACCCTGACCGTGTCCAATTATGTCGGGCACGGCGGCACCGTCGGGCTCAACACCTATCTCGGCAGCGACGGCTCGCCTTCGGACCTGCTGGTGATCAATGGCGGCACGGCAAGCGGGACCTCAGGGCTCGCGATCCGCAATGTCGGCGGGCCGGGCGGCGCCACGGCCGGGGACGGAATCCTGGTGGTCAATGCCATCAACGGCGCGACGACGAGCGCAGCCGCCTTCTCGCTTGCCGGACCGGTCGCGGCCGGCGCCTATGAATATATCCTGTTCCACGGCAGCACCACCGGCGGATCGAGCGAGAACTGGTATCTGCGCAACACGGTCGTCGCGGAAACGGGTGGCTCGGATACGCAAGCCGCGCCGGGCTCGCCGCCGCTGCCCGATGTACCAGCCGGCTCGGACCCCATTCCGCTCTATCGGCCGGAGGTCGCCGCCTACGCTGCTGTTCCGGCCATGGCGCGACGTCTCGGCGTGGCGACGCTCGGCACCTTCCATCAGCGGCGCGGCGAGCAGGGCCTGCTGGATGGCCAGGGCAGCTTCGCCGCCGGTTGGGGGCGGGTCTTCGGCGAACGGACGGAGCAGCGCTGGTCCGGAACCGTCGATCCGGAATTCGACGGCCGTATCTGGGGGCTGCAGACTGGCCTCGACCTCTATGGGATCGACCACCCGAGCGGCCACCGTGACCGGTTCGGCCTGTTCTTCGGTTATGGGCGCGCCGAGGGCGACATCCGTGGTTTCGCCGTCGGCCAGCGGCGCAGCCCGGTCGGCAAGCTCACGCTCGATTCGAAGAGTCTCGGAGCCTATTGGACGCATCTTGGCCCGACGGGGTGGTATGTCGATGCCGTGCTGATGCACAGCTGGCTCGATGGCGATGCGCGCTCAAATCGCGGCGTGCGCGGCGACATCGAGGGCAGCTCGGTGACCGCCTCGCTCGAGGGCGGTTATCCGATCGCGCTGGGTGCCGGCATCACGCTTGAACCACAGGCGCAACTGATCTGGCAGCACCTGTCGCTGGATCGGATCCGTGACAGGTTCTCAGCCGTCGCCTTCGACAATGGCGACAGTCTGACGGGGCGGGTCGGCGCCCGTCTGCAGACGAGCTTCCTGTGGGGCTCCGCCGAGCTCCAGCCCTATCTGACGGCGAATCTCTGGCACAATTTTAGCCGTACGGACAAAGTCCTGTTCGATGCGACCGATGTGATCCCGACGCGATTCAAGGGAACTTCGCTCGAGGTCGGCGGTGGCGTGGTTGCCAAGATTACCGCCAATGTCAGCCTCTACGTGACCGGCGGCTATGTGACGGCGCTCGGCGACGACAAGGGCCACAGCCTGCGTGGCAATCTCGGATTGCGTGTCATCTGGTGA